One Xyrauchen texanus isolate HMW12.3.18 chromosome 2, RBS_HiC_50CHRs, whole genome shotgun sequence genomic window carries:
- the LOC127660963 gene encoding cilia- and flagella-associated protein 251-like, whose product MTWCQQTSNIPVIFLLVLISFTFKPATSSPVTAERNTERDNYAESSSTQQQAQSIRAEEQGMAHDEHEEDELFKDVDPKTLAAVLVEALNKPQGEKMSQRENKGTEEEKERDIQGVDRDRDGHQELELAIAVAAAQGKEEKEREEEEEKKRAEEEEQLTEKVTSHTNSQTLPLKEQVAPQDGATKEEVNKEEDRQEVKKKGLGEEEEQLSPEEVKNMEAILEEFQSYSTATKRERDTSTGQRESRGDYFDYLDRNGIMNNEIKPKTNGNDLDLSKKKLKWQLEQEKKKIQPLHKGGKFMDDLSNNLSDPEEEDEEDQEDKELLSPEEEEAQAKAEQEEVRRQAAEAQRAKVEEENLADIASDMLLKYIVKQDKKNYQDNNGAEDKRSDEEDANDVEEDIDPQTIDKLIEISSKLHLPADDVVDIISDVEKKKKDAPENLPWQRPLLQPPAPAAPSTLLRNPPSKPPQHNTSPLKAWFKDRVSVKPSNQDIWTRQQWPFRTYPSYSFYQKPYRGYYPIYVPPQKPKSHYNSKPSFSFNDVLGNSLDYDFDYSPRRKSRPWTQSHARIPPAFHRKIYFQNYIVPHPRAFKAVPMPKPRTPPRHWPSFYYQARAPVVNKEDDYYNPLRQPPQDSEEELENFIERVLMKHPQMFQ is encoded by the coding sequence ATGACCTGGTGCCAACAAACTTCAAATATCCCAGTCATTTTCCTCTTAGTTTTAATCAGTTTTACATTCAAGCCTGCAACCTCCAGTCCAGTAACGGCAGAGAGAAACACAGAAAGAGATAACTATGCAGAATCCTCCTCTACGCAGCAACAGGCTCAATCTATTCGAGCTGAGGAGCAGGGCATGGCACATGATGAACATGAAGAAGATGAGCTTTTTAAAGACGTTGATCCCAAAACCTTAGCAGCAGTCCTCGTTGAGGCCCTCAATAAGCCCCAGGGGGAAAAGATGAGTCAAAGAGAAAACAAAGGAACAGAAGAGGAAAAGGAGAGAGATATTCAGGGTGTAGACAGAGACAGAGATGGTCATCAAGAGCTGGAGCTGGCCATTGCAGTTGCTGCCGCACAaggaaaagaagagaaagaaagggaggaggaagaagagaaaaaaagagctGAGGAGGAGGAACAGCTAACAGAGAAAGTGACAAGCCACACCAACAGCCAAACATTACCATTAAAAGAACAGGTGGCACCACAGGATGGGGCCACCAAAGAGGAGGTGAACAAGGAGGAGGATAGGCAGGAGGTCAAGAAAAAAGGATTGGGGGAGGAGGAAGAGCAGCTGAGCCCAGAGGAAGTGAAGAATATGGAGGCCATATTAGAGGAATTTCAGAGCTACAGCACAGCCACTAAGAGAGAGCGTGACACTTCCACAGGCCAGAGGGAGAGCCGTGGGGACTATTTTGATTACCTGGACCGTAATGGCATCATGAACAATGAGATCAAGCCCAAAACCAATGGTAATGATCTAGACCTGTCTAAAAAGAAGCTGAAGTGGCAGCTTGAACAAGAGAAGAAGAAAATTCAGCCCTTACACAAAGGGGGAAAATTCATGGATGACCTTAGCAACAACCTTAGTGACCCAGAGGAAGAAGATGAGGAGGATCAGGAGGATAAAGAATTACTGAGCCCTGAAGAAGAGGAAGCTCAGGCCAAAGCAGAACAAGAGGAGGTACGCAGACAGGCAGCAGAAGCCCAAAGAGCAAAGGTAGAGGAGGAAAATCTAGCAGACATTGCTTCGGACATGCTGCTGAAATACATAGTCAAACAGGATAAGAAAAATTATCAGGACAACAATGGTGCAGAAGATAAGCGTTCTGATGAGGAAGATGCAAATGATGTTGAAGAAGACATTGACCCACAGACCATTGATAAGTTGATTGAAATCTCCAGTAAGTTGCATCTTCCAGCTGATGATGTGGTTGACATAATTAGCGATgtggagaagaagaaaaaagatgcTCCTGAAAATCTACCATGGCAACGTCCTCTTCTACAGCCTCCAGCTCCTGCTGCACCTTCTACACTGTTGCGTAATCCTCCCTCAAAGCCTCCCCAACATAACACAAGCCCATTAAAAGCTTGGTTCAAAGACAGGGTTTCAGTCAAGCCAAGCAATCAAGACATTTGGACGAGGCAGCAGTGGCCCTTTCGTACCTACCCCTCCTACAGCTTCTATCAAAAACCCTATCGAGGGTATTACCCCATCTACGTCCCACCTCAAAAACCAAAATCTCACTATAATTCCAAGCCCTCTTTCTCCTTCAATGATGTCCTTGGAAACTCACTGGACTATGACTTTGATTACTCCCCCAGACGAAAGTCCCGTCCCTGGACGCAGTCTCATGCGAGGATCCCACCAGCCTTTCATCGGAAAATCTACTTCCAAAACTACATTGTCCCTCACCCCCGGGCCTTTAAAGCTGTACCAATGCCTAAACCCCGAACACCTCCACGTCACTGGCCATCCTTTTATTACCAAGCCCGAGCTCCTGTAGTCAACAAGGAGGATGATTACTACAATCCACTGAGGCAGCCACCACAGGACAGTGAAGAGGAGCTTGAGAACTTTATTGAGAGGGTCCTCATGAAACATCCCCAGATGTTTCAGTGA